A portion of the Lolium rigidum isolate FL_2022 chromosome 1, APGP_CSIRO_Lrig_0.1, whole genome shotgun sequence genome contains these proteins:
- the LOC124702825 gene encoding DNA repair protein REV1-like, whose amino-acid sequence MLNNGGRMVNYFSRHTVTHIICTHLPESKMRNMRAFSKGLPVVKPAWVVDSLAENRILSCIPYQISHHSSSSRKQMKLSAFFSGKQDGTCNQGDRNDVNKDLGLQTSSAQEGSQDPQNVSRENEGSLMSVEVAEDSLSPDEHEVSTFEERDGEDFAMDDDDNVCETEISESVDNDMDTKLYVADSPDATSDVCGTNSVGSHVSFGSLEKDTAKSSTRSHSTLTDPNFVENYFKHSRLHFIGTWRNRYRKRFSNSLGAKSSKGKNDHSGKKKTIIHIDMDCFFVSVVIRNRPELHDKPVAVCHSDNPKGTAEISSANYPARNYGIKAGMLIRDAKARCPHLTVVPYNFDAYGEVADQFYGILHKYCSKVQALSCDEAFLDMTECLHDNVEEVTQRMRNEIFGTTKCTASAGIAENRLLARLATRSAKPNGQLFISSEKADDYLNTLPIKALPGIGFTVSAKLKSNEVEYCGQLRNISKDALHKDFGKKISNMLWNYCRGIDHSVVEDVQETKSVGAEVNWGVRFNEDKDADHFLVNLSKEVSLRLQGCGLQGRTITLKVKTRRKGAGEPIKFMGCGDCETMSRSTTITGATDNLVTLQRIARQLFAAFHVDVKEVRGVGLKMSKLEHADLARGAPQGNMLKSWLGSSAEKLKKQGSEKTCLRGNSDDAGTSGLRNLGGSRPSFTRVASHSSKANLTIDRSTRVDAVEMPPLSELDLEVLKNLPPEIISEMNVMYKGELRGFLDMISGDEGKESNSKSLVSPAVDQNSVSASAAKLHGYGEHRDSVHLGKQKDTKGTTDQEVQAASASCSRACELGDTNSVTRLDFMPNSLSQADFTVLQELPEDVKADLFNVLPLHRSRDPTCSTSNVTESKSPNDEGTDDPIRHLPGSSKKWAEQLKVSSSLILNAIAEQHADSISNKPLSSILEPIASLLPMCPNSGSEEWNDTLSCLSGLLIEYIHLKVDSDIEELHRCFLLLKRFSLSSELFLELHNSILPLLQDSISQHYGGVLRL is encoded by the exons ATGCTGAACAACGGAGGCCGTATGGTCAACTACTTCTCCAGGCACACGGTGACGCACATCATCTGCACACACCTCCCGGAGAGCAAAATGCGGAACATGAG AGCATTCAGTAAGGGACTTCCTGTCGTGAAGCCGGCGTGGGTGGTGGATTCCCTTGCAGAGAACCGGATCCTCAGCT GCATTCCATATCAAATAAGTCACCATAGTTCTTCAAGCCGAAAGCAGATGAAGCTTTCTGCTTTCTTTTCTGGGAAACAAGATGGAACATGTAATCAGGGTGACCGAAATGATGTAAACAAAGACCTTGGGCTCCAAACTTCTTCTGCCCAGGAGGGATCACAAGACCCCCAAAATGTATCTCGTGAAAACGAAGGATCATTAATGAGTGTTGAGGTAGCAGAGGACTCACTATCCCCGGATGAACACGAAGTTTCAACATTCGAAGAACGAGATGGTGAAGATTTTGCAATGGACGATGATGATAATGTTTGTGAAACAGAGATTTCAGAAAGTGTGGACAATGACATGGATACTAAACTTTATGTGGCTGATTCCCCTGATGCTACATCAGATGTGTGCGGTACAAACTCTGTGGGGAGCCATGTATCATTTGGTTCGCTGGAGAAAGATACAGCTAAATCTTCTACCCGTTCACATTCAACCCTAACAGATCCAAATTTTGTCGAAAATTATTTCAAG CATTCTCGACTGCATTTCATTGGGACATGGAGAAATCGCTACCGCAAGCGCTTCTCAAATTCACTTGGAGCTAAAAGCAGTAAGGGGAAGAATGACCATTCTGGGAAGAAGAAAACAATAATTCATATTGATATG GACTGCTTTTTTGTATCCGTTGTCATCAGAAATAGGCCAGAGCTGCACGATAAGCCGGTAGCAGTTTGTCATTCAGACAATCCTAAAGGAACCGCAGAAATATCATCTGCAAACTATCCTGCGCGAAACTATG GGATAAAGGCTGGCATGTTAATTAGAGATGCCAAAGCTCGGTGCCCTCACTTAACAGTTGTTCCTTATAACTTTGATGCATATGGGgag GTTGCTGACCAGTTCTATGGTATTTTGCATAAATATTGCAGTAAGGTTCAG GCTTTGAGCTGTGATGAAGCATTTCTGGACATGACTGAGTGCTTACACGATAATGTGGAGGAAGTTACACAAAGAATGAGAAATGAGATATTTGGTACAACAAAGTGCACTGCTAGTGCAGGTATTGCTGAAAACAGGCTCCTAGCCCGTTTAGCCACCAGATCTGCAAAGCCGAATGGACAGTTATTTATTTCATCCGAGAAG GCTGATGATTATTTGAATACCCTCCCTATCAAAGCACTTCCAGGCATTGGTTTTACCGTTTCTGCAAAACTGAAAAGCAACGAAGTTGAATACTGTGGTCAGCTTCGCAACATATCAAAG GATGCTCTCCATAAGGACTTTGGAAAAAAGATCAGTAATATGTTATGGAACTATTGCAGAGGAATTGACCATTCAGTTGTTGAAGATGTTCAG GAAACAAAATCTGTGGGTGCTGAAGTCAATTGGGGAGTCAGATTTAATGAGGACAAAGAT GCTGATCATTTTCTTGTGAACCTAAGCAAGGAGGTTTCTTTACGCTTACAAGGATGTGGGCTACAGGGCCGTACTATTACCCTTAAG GTGAAAACAAGAAGGAAAGGTGCAGGAGAGCCAATAAAGTTTATGGGATGTGGTGACTGTGAAACCATGAGTCGTTCCACCACG ATCACAGGTGCAACTGACAATTTAGTCACCCTTCAGAGAATCGCAAGACAATTGTTTGCAGCTTTTCATGTTG ATGTGAAGGAAGTTCGCGGAGTTGGACTAAAAATGTCGAAGCTTGAGCATGCAGATTTAGCTCGAGGAG CACCACAAGGGAATATGCTTAAATCATGGCTTGGTTCATCAGCTGAAAAGCTTAAGAAACAGGGCAGTGAGAAAACCTGCTTGCGTGGAAACAGTGATGATGCAG GAACCAGTGGGTTGCGAAATTTGGGAGGCTCCAGACC atcatttacaCGCGTGGCATCCCATTCATCAAAGGCGAACCTCACAATTGATAGGTCTACCAGAGTCGATGCTGTTGAGATGCCACCATTATCCGAACTTGATCTGGAGGTCCTCAAAAACCTTCCCCCCGAGATAATATCTGAAATGAATGTCATGTACAAGGGAGAATTGCGCGGTTTTCTAGATATGATAAGTGGAGATGAAGGCAAGGAAAGCAATTCAAAATCTCTTGTTTCACCTGCAGTTGATCAGAACTCTGTGTCTGCTTCTGCTGCAAAGTTGCATGGATATGGAGAGCATAGAGACTCCGTTCATTTGGGAAAGCAGAAGGATACTAAG GGGACAACAGACCAGGAAGTTCAAGCTGCCAGTGCATCGTGCTCAAGAGCCTGCGAATTGGGTGATACAAACAGTGTCACTCGGCTTGATTTCATGCCTAATTCTCTAAGCCAGGCAGACTTCACAGTTCTGCAGGAATTACCTGAGGATGTCAAGGCTGATTTGTTTAATGTGCTTCCATTGCATAGGTCAAGAGATCCTACATGCAGCACTTCCAATGTTACTGAAAGTAAATCTCCGAATGATGAAGGAACTGATGATCCAATACGCCATCTCCCAGGAAGTTCTAAAAAATGGGCCGAACAGTTGAAAGTTAGCAGTTCTCTAATATTGAATGCTATTGCGGAGCAACATGCAGATTCTATCTCCAATAAACCTTTATCTTCCATTTTAGAGCCCATCGCTTCCCTCCTCCCTATGTGCCCCAACTCAGGCAGCGAAGAATGGAACGACACACTCTCCTGCCTCTCTGGGCTTCTTATAGAGTATATACACCTGAAAGTCGATTCTGATATTGAAGAGCTGCACAGATGTTTCCTTCTTTTGAAAAG GTTCTCGTTATCATCTGAGCTTTTTCTGGAATTGCACAATAGCATTCTTCCTTTGCTACAG GATTCCATCAGTCAGCATTATGGTGGAGTATTGCGTCTCTAG